The genomic interval TCCCGGCAATCCTCCGGCGAATGTGCCGCTCGATGTCGCCGGACAGACGATCAACGTAACTTGCGTCTCGATGGGAAACCCGCACTGTGTGACGTTCGTTGACGAAGTGAATGACGACTGGGTGCTGCGCGTGGGCCCACAAATCGAACGACACTCGGCGTTTCCGCGACGCGTGAATGCGGAATTCATTCAGGTCGTGTCACGGTCTGAATTCATCATGCGCGTCTGGGAACGCGGCAGCGGCGAAACCATGGCATGCGGCACGGGAGCCTGCGCTGCGGCGGTCGCGGGCGCGATTACCGGTCGAACAGATCGCACCGTGACGGCTCATTTACGCGGGGGCGATCTGAAGCTGGAATGGTCACCCAGTGGCGACGTCTATATGACGGGTCCGGCTACGGAAGTCTTCAGCGGCGATTGGAGCACGAGCCTGTCGTAAACAGCATTCACGCGGCTCTCGTTATCTCGGACATCATTCTTTCAGAGTGGTCCAGACGCGGCAAAAAACGTCTGGACCAACTCAAGAACATCTCGCCTCACGATCGGGCATAAGCCAGATTGGCCGCACCAACACCGGCCCCTGGTATCAGCTTCACTCCTTGCTCCAGCAGGCATTTTTCGAGTGCTGCCAGGAACACCAGGACATTAGCAGGACAGGCTCCCACACCCATTAGCCCAATGCGCCAGGTCTTTCCCTTCATCGGCCCCAGTCCACCACCGATTTCGATTCCGAACTCGTTCAGCAGTTGCTTCCGCACGGCCGCATCATCCACCCCGGCGGGAATGATCACAGCGTTCAGCATGGGCAATTGCTGTCCTTCCTTCACGGCGTACTCCAACCCCATCGCCTTCAGACCGGCTTTTAACGCGAGGTGATTGCGTTGCTGACGCGCGAATCGGGCTTCCAGTCCCTCTTCGAGTACGATTCGCAGAGCTTCGTGCAGCCCATAATTCATATTGATGGGCGCGGTATGGTGATAGGCGCGATTGCTGCCCCAATAGTCCTTCACCATCTGCATATCCAGGTACCAGCTCTGGACCTTCGTCTTCCGTGCATCGATCGCAGCCACTG from Schlesneria paludicola DSM 18645 carries:
- the dapF gene encoding diaminopimelate epimerase; its protein translation is MRFTKMHGAGNDYVYVDCFHEPVPQNIPATAIAISDRHTGVGGDGMVLICPSEVADARMRMFNADGSESEMCGNAIRCVAKFVYDRNLAKKPELTIETGRGLLTMQLTPGRDGLIEQVRVNMGQPILEAAMIPTLLPGNPPANVPLDVAGQTINVTCVSMGNPHCVTFVDEVNDDWVLRVGPQIERHSAFPRRVNAEFIQVVSRSEFIMRVWERGSGETMACGTGACAAAVAGAITGRTDRTVTAHLRGGDLKLEWSPSGDVYMTGPATEVFSGDWSTSLS